One Thermoanaerobaculales bacterium genomic window carries:
- a CDS encoding CHASE2 domain-containing protein produces MSFRRAAALRREWMLAGLAAVLVWLLWATGGLDPLERPVSDLLLRVPRPGSAAVGPIAAVVIDEPSIAQVGPLPWSRDALAGLVRAVRRSGARAVVVDLILSEPSGEASDAPLAGALEDGPAVLAAVIAPDGGWLLPLERFGGARRAAHAHAEVAHDGVVREIAATKQAGGLSLPALSAAAARLAGWKGAIVPGGSLRPDFREPPQGIPRLSAATVMAGALPGDPLAGKVVMIGLAASGAGDQFVVPVGPRDRPQPGVLVHAAAASSIVRGGLLSPAPGWMAFAAALLAAGLVQGARTLADRLDLRLVAAVLAAALVAAVALLWAAGIVLPLVTVVAAAGLSAAGREALESREAHRETAAVLASLLDQSAASTAGPLPRGVPKQLQLARCLQREIARDGELRRALLEGLEEGVVLWDDSGRPLLANRAVERMWGEPPLASEVAAGAVERGGRHIEIAVRPISSGAVGLLRDVTAERELERSQRETQRLVSHELKTPLASIAGFGSMLERYELDRDEQLRVAGLIRGEADRLGRMVTTFLELERLGSGQRPTELRRLDLAELVSRRCDALQAAATGVTIALDSPGPAMILGDEELVVRLVDNLVGNALKHSPAGGVVEVTVTEVPEGARLSVRDRGPGIPEEALPRLFERFYRVPGSGAPGTGLGLALVREVADRHRAEVRVDTVVGRGSTFTVDFPPAGERSEADASETAGR; encoded by the coding sequence ATGAGCTTCCGCCGAGCTGCCGCCCTGCGCCGCGAGTGGATGCTGGCGGGGCTCGCCGCCGTCCTGGTCTGGCTGCTGTGGGCGACCGGTGGTCTCGACCCGCTCGAGCGCCCGGTCTCCGATCTCCTGCTGCGGGTGCCCCGGCCCGGCAGCGCGGCCGTCGGGCCGATCGCCGCCGTGGTCATCGACGAGCCGTCGATCGCCCAGGTCGGGCCCCTTCCGTGGAGCCGGGATGCCCTCGCCGGGCTCGTGCGCGCCGTCCGCCGGTCGGGGGCCCGCGCGGTGGTGGTCGACCTGATCCTGTCCGAGCCTTCCGGCGAGGCGTCGGATGCGCCCCTCGCCGGCGCGCTCGAGGATGGGCCGGCGGTCCTCGCCGCGGTGATCGCGCCCGACGGGGGCTGGCTGCTGCCCCTCGAGCGCTTCGGCGGCGCCCGCCGCGCCGCCCATGCCCACGCCGAGGTCGCGCACGACGGGGTGGTGCGCGAGATCGCCGCCACCAAGCAGGCAGGAGGCCTGTCGCTGCCCGCCCTGTCGGCGGCGGCCGCCCGGCTCGCCGGCTGGAAGGGCGCGATCGTCCCCGGCGGGAGCCTGCGCCCCGACTTCCGCGAGCCGCCGCAGGGGATCCCCCGGCTCTCGGCCGCCACGGTGATGGCCGGCGCACTTCCGGGCGACCCGCTGGCCGGCAAGGTGGTCATGATCGGGCTTGCCGCCTCCGGTGCGGGCGACCAGTTCGTGGTCCCCGTGGGGCCACGCGACCGGCCCCAACCAGGCGTGCTGGTTCACGCCGCGGCGGCCTCCTCGATCGTGCGCGGCGGGCTGCTGTCCCCGGCGCCGGGCTGGATGGCCTTCGCCGCCGCGCTGCTCGCTGCCGGGCTCGTCCAGGGGGCGCGCACGCTCGCCGATCGGCTCGACCTCCGGCTGGTGGCTGCCGTGCTCGCCGCAGCATTGGTCGCCGCGGTCGCGCTGCTGTGGGCAGCCGGGATCGTGCTGCCGCTGGTGACGGTCGTCGCCGCCGCCGGGCTGTCCGCGGCCGGTCGCGAGGCGCTCGAGTCGCGCGAGGCGCACCGCGAGACCGCGGCGGTACTCGCCTCGCTGCTCGACCAGTCCGCCGCCTCCACCGCCGGGCCCTTGCCGCGGGGCGTGCCGAAGCAGCTCCAGCTCGCGCGCTGCCTGCAGCGGGAGATCGCCCGCGACGGCGAGCTGCGGCGAGCGCTGCTCGAGGGTCTCGAGGAGGGAGTGGTGCTGTGGGACGACAGCGGCCGGCCGCTGCTGGCCAACCGGGCAGTTGAGCGGATGTGGGGTGAACCGCCGCTGGCGAGCGAGGTCGCCGCCGGCGCGGTCGAGCGCGGCGGCCGCCATATCGAGATCGCAGTCCGGCCGATCTCGTCGGGGGCGGTCGGCCTGCTGCGTGACGTCACCGCCGAGCGCGAGCTCGAGCGGAGCCAGCGTGAGACCCAGCGCCTGGTGTCGCACGAGCTCAAGACCCCGCTCGCGTCGATCGCAGGCTTCGGGTCGATGCTCGAGCGCTACGAGCTCGATCGCGACGAGCAGCTCCGGGTCGCAGGCCTGATCCGCGGTGAGGCGGACCGCCTCGGCCGCATGGTGACCACCTTCCTCGAGCTCGAGCGGCTCGGCTCCGGCCAGCGGCCGACCGAGCTGAGGCGGCTCGACCTCGCGGAGCTCGTCAGCCGCCGATGCGACGCGCTCCAGGCGGCGGCCACCGGCGTCACCATCGCGCTCGACTCCCCCGGGCCCGCCATGATCCTCGGCGACGAGGAGCTCGTGGTGCGGCTGGTCGACAACCTGGTCGGCAACGCGCTCAAGCACTCCCCTGCTGGCGGAGTGGTGGAGGTCACGGTCACCGAGGTGCCGGAAGGCGCCCGCCTCTCGGTGCGCGACCGGGGCCCGGGCATCCCCGAGGAGGCGCTGCCTCGCCTCTTCGAGCGCTTCTACCGGGTGCCGGGGAGCGGCGCTCCGGGGACCGGCCTCGGGCTCGCCCTGGTGCGCGAGGTTGCCGACCGCCACCGCGCCGAGGTCCGGGTGGACACCGTGGTCGGGCGGGGATCCACCTTCACCGTGGACTTCCCGCCCGCCGGGGAAAGGAGCGAGGCCGATGCCTCCGAGACTGCTGGTCGCTGA
- a CDS encoding sigma-54 dependent transcriptional regulator, which yields MPPRLLVADDDRALLELMSMTLRKEGCQVIGASSAAEVRERLDQDRFDLLVCDIYLGDATAIELLAEIRSTQPQAPIILVTAQGTVETAAAASAAGVVDYLAKPFELEHLVERVRAALRTAERPAPEVSTGPQSMIVGSHPRIVAVYTAVARVARLPVPVLVTGETGTGKELVARALHRFGAQPAGPFVAINCGAIPEGLLESELFGHRRGAFTGADRDYPGAIASARGGTVFLDEVGELPRPLQVKLLRFLADGEVRPLGSDAAVTIDARVVAATNRDLRRDVADGSFREDLYFRLAGYLIEVPPLRDRPSDIPLLVEHFRRLTMVRLGLDDLGPPSKETLAVLARYPWPGNVRELESIVQRAAIDLGSLDDAEAVARLLPPAGPAAAPARPAIGDELTLEELERLHITAVLARSGGNRTRAAQILGIERKSLYRKARRLGIELDPTPDEG from the coding sequence ATGCCTCCGAGACTGCTGGTCGCTGACGACGACCGGGCGCTGCTCGAGCTGATGTCGATGACCCTGCGAAAGGAGGGGTGCCAGGTCATCGGCGCCTCGTCCGCCGCCGAGGTCCGCGAGCGCCTCGACCAGGACCGCTTCGACCTTCTGGTGTGCGACATCTACCTCGGCGACGCGACCGCCATCGAGCTGCTCGCCGAGATCCGCAGCACACAGCCGCAGGCGCCGATCATCCTGGTCACCGCCCAGGGCACCGTGGAGACCGCCGCGGCGGCGTCTGCCGCCGGCGTCGTCGACTATCTGGCCAAGCCCTTCGAGCTCGAGCACCTGGTGGAGCGCGTCCGCGCCGCGCTGCGTACGGCCGAGCGGCCTGCGCCCGAGGTTTCGACCGGGCCGCAGTCGATGATCGTCGGCAGCCATCCCCGGATCGTCGCGGTCTACACCGCCGTCGCCAGGGTGGCCCGGCTGCCGGTGCCGGTGCTGGTCACGGGCGAGACCGGCACCGGCAAGGAGCTCGTCGCCCGCGCCCTGCACCGATTCGGTGCGCAGCCGGCCGGACCGTTCGTCGCCATCAACTGCGGCGCGATCCCCGAGGGGCTGCTCGAAAGCGAGCTTTTCGGCCACCGCCGCGGCGCCTTCACCGGTGCCGACCGCGACTATCCTGGGGCGATCGCGTCGGCGCGCGGCGGCACCGTCTTCCTGGACGAGGTCGGCGAGCTGCCGCGCCCGCTCCAGGTCAAGCTGCTCCGGTTCCTGGCCGACGGCGAGGTCCGCCCCCTCGGCTCCGACGCGGCAGTCACGATCGACGCCCGCGTCGTGGCGGCGACCAACCGCGACCTGCGCCGCGACGTTGCTGATGGGAGCTTCAGGGAAGACCTCTACTTTCGGCTCGCCGGCTACCTGATCGAGGTGCCGCCCCTGCGCGACCGGCCAAGCGACATCCCGCTACTGGTCGAGCACTTCCGCCGGCTGACGATGGTCCGGCTCGGTCTCGATGACCTCGGTCCGCCCTCGAAGGAGACCCTCGCGGTGCTCGCCCGCTACCCCTGGCCGGGGAACGTCCGTGAGCTCGAGAGCATCGTCCAGCGCGCGGCGATCGACCTCGGCTCACTGGATGACGCGGAGGCGGTGGCCCGGCTGCTGCCTCCGGCCGGACCGGCGGCGGCGCCCGCCCGGCCGGCGATCGGCGACGAGCTCACGCTTGAGGAGCTCGAGCGCCTGCACATCACGGCCGTGCTCGCGCGCTCGGGGGGCAACCGGACGCGCGCCGCGCAGATCCTCGGCATCGAGCGCAAATCGCTCTACCGCAAGGCGCGACGGCTCGGCATCGAGCTCGACCCAACACCTGACGAGGGGTAA
- a CDS encoding VCBS repeat-containing protein — MKNATITAAIALTLMLLLVTLASAQQVYPTVPDWISTDPPPDGDWVGTGGALVDLDRDGWLDLVVANGNDMQVQPLTVYYNQGDGTFPQIPDWQSADIAYHGHLDVADVNGDGWPDVAVAMLGEFDTIDHAAKLYLNNNGTLSSLPDWQSAEMANAFGCAFGDVNNDGRPDLAAATGWAYSPQHFFNNYVWINSGGMLASSASWLSDDDDHLQGVTWCDANRDGWLDLVGAASGSQTRVYANLGGTLETTASWFTTDVPNQDSIMVACGDVTGDGYVDLFVADNNQIGGSGRFRQYDGQAAGFFSTTVGWSYLEGYASAVVLADVDADGDLDLATGAWWDSTRLFLNSGSGLPASPQWSSAVTSVVEKIVFGDVNRDGLQTAVETFPADGGHLFELARRPIQEVLEVRLDGAVLAADEYTLHRDGWITTAVAPTVALEVEYRWPGSPDMAVTNWDDSVGNYLYYNLLGPVFADGFESGDTAAWSATVPAAGRLHESLTAVE; from the coding sequence ATGAAGAACGCCACCATCACCGCCGCCATCGCCCTGACGCTGATGCTGCTGCTGGTCACCCTCGCGAGCGCCCAGCAGGTGTATCCCACGGTCCCGGACTGGATCTCCACCGATCCTCCGCCGGACGGGGATTGGGTGGGCACCGGCGGGGCGCTGGTCGACCTCGACCGCGACGGCTGGCTCGACCTGGTGGTGGCCAACGGCAACGACATGCAGGTGCAGCCGCTGACCGTCTACTACAACCAGGGCGACGGCACCTTCCCGCAGATCCCGGACTGGCAGTCGGCCGACATCGCCTACCACGGCCACCTCGACGTCGCCGATGTCAACGGCGACGGCTGGCCGGACGTGGCGGTGGCGATGCTCGGCGAGTTCGACACGATCGACCACGCGGCCAAGCTCTACCTCAACAACAACGGCACCCTGTCGTCGCTGCCGGACTGGCAGTCGGCCGAGATGGCCAACGCCTTCGGGTGCGCCTTCGGGGACGTCAACAATGACGGCCGGCCGGACCTCGCCGCCGCCACCGGCTGGGCGTACTCGCCCCAGCACTTCTTCAACAACTACGTGTGGATCAACAGCGGCGGCATGCTGGCCTCGAGCGCCTCGTGGCTGTCGGATGACGACGACCACCTGCAGGGCGTGACCTGGTGTGACGCCAACCGCGACGGCTGGCTCGACCTGGTGGGCGCGGCGAGCGGCTCCCAGACCCGGGTCTACGCCAACCTCGGCGGGACCCTCGAGACCACGGCCTCCTGGTTCACCACCGACGTCCCCAACCAGGACTCGATCATGGTGGCGTGCGGCGACGTCACCGGCGACGGCTACGTCGACCTGTTCGTCGCCGACAACAACCAGATCGGCGGCAGCGGCCGCTTCCGCCAGTACGACGGCCAGGCGGCCGGCTTCTTCTCCACGACCGTTGGCTGGAGCTACCTCGAGGGCTACGCGTCGGCGGTGGTGCTGGCCGACGTCGACGCCGACGGCGACCTCGACCTCGCCACCGGCGCCTGGTGGGACAGCACGCGGCTGTTCCTCAACAGCGGCAGCGGCCTGCCGGCGAGCCCGCAGTGGAGCTCGGCCGTGACCTCGGTGGTCGAGAAGATCGTCTTCGGCGACGTCAACCGGGACGGCCTGCAGACCGCAGTCGAGACCTTCCCGGCCGACGGTGGCCACCTCTTCGAGCTGGCGCGGCGGCCGATCCAGGAGGTGCTCGAGGTGCGCCTGGACGGCGCCGTGCTGGCGGCCGACGAGTACACCCTGCACCGGGACGGCTGGATCACGACCGCGGTCGCGCCGACCGTCGCCCTCGAGGTGGAGTACCGCTGGCCGGGCTCGCCGGACATGGCGGTCACCAACTGGGACGACTCGGTGGGCAACTACCTCTACTACAACCTGCTCGGCCCGGTGTTTGCCGACGGCTTCGAGTCCGGCGACACCGCGGCGTGGAGCGCGACCGTGCCCGCGGCCGGGCGCCTTCACGAGTCCCTGACCGCAGTCGAGTAA
- the mvaD gene encoding diphosphomevalonate decarboxylase, with amino-acid sequence MHATAVAHPNIALVKYWGKADEARNLPAVGSISITLDTLVTTTSVRFDRALPNDRFTLDGRPAPDQLPRVRSCLDLLRARLPGAPRAAVESTNSFPTAAGLASSASGFAALVVAADHALGTGLERAELAEQARRCSGSAARSLFGGFVELRLRPGSRCETGQILAAADWQLQVVIAVTSAEAKAIGSTAGMLHTERTSPYYGAWLATSEGDLAAARRAIEDRDFAALAAVAEHSCLKMHAVMLASRPGLLYWNGTTVECLRRLRELASHGVGVFFTVDAGPQVKAVCLPEAAGRVAEALAELPGVTEVLRCGLGEGARVVGE; translated from the coding sequence GTGCACGCCACCGCCGTCGCCCATCCCAACATCGCGCTGGTCAAGTACTGGGGCAAGGCGGACGAGGCACGGAACCTGCCGGCGGTGGGCTCGATCTCGATCACCCTCGACACCCTCGTCACCACAACCAGCGTCCGCTTCGACCGCGCGCTGCCCAATGACCGCTTCACCCTCGACGGCCGGCCGGCGCCAGACCAGCTGCCGCGAGTCCGCTCCTGCCTCGACCTGCTGCGGGCGCGGCTGCCGGGCGCCCCGCGTGCCGCGGTCGAGAGCACCAACAGCTTCCCGACCGCCGCCGGCCTGGCGTCGTCGGCATCCGGGTTTGCGGCCCTGGTGGTGGCGGCGGACCACGCACTCGGGACCGGCCTCGAGCGGGCCGAGCTGGCCGAGCAGGCGCGGCGCTGCTCGGGCTCGGCGGCGCGCTCGCTGTTCGGCGGGTTCGTCGAGCTGCGCCTGCGGCCGGGCTCGCGCTGCGAGACCGGCCAGATCCTGGCAGCCGCCGACTGGCAGCTGCAGGTCGTCATCGCCGTCACCTCGGCCGAGGCCAAGGCGATCGGCTCGACCGCCGGCATGCTGCACACCGAGCGCACCTCCCCGTACTACGGCGCATGGCTGGCGACGTCGGAGGGCGACTTGGCGGCAGCGAGGCGGGCGATCGAGGACCGCGACTTCGCGGCGCTGGCGGCGGTCGCCGAGCACAGCTGCCTCAAGATGCACGCCGTCATGCTGGCCTCGCGCCCGGGCCTGCTGTACTGGAACGGCACCACCGTCGAGTGCCTGCGCCGGCTGCGCGAGCTCGCCTCCCACGGCGTCGGGGTGTTCTTCACGGTCGACGCCGGCCCGCAGGTCAAGGCGGTCTGCCTGCCCGAGGCGGCGGGCCGCGTCGCCGAGGCCCTGGCCGAGCTGCCCGGGGTGACCGAGGTGCTGCGCTGTGGCCTCGGCGAGGGCGCTCGCGTCGTCGGGGAGTGA
- a CDS encoding hydroxymethylglutaryl-CoA reductase, degradative has product MSRSTIPSFHKLTVPERVRAVRDRGLLSAQDYKALINGEATLDVTSADAMIENVIGVMGLPVGLALNFLINGKDYVVPLAVEEPSIVAALSYAAKTARAAGGFTTSSSEPILIGQIQLVDVPHPAKARQLLEQRKEEVLNLANSLHPRMVARGGGAVDLEVVLHPATSDSVEMLVVHLMVNTCDAMGANLVNTMCEGVASFLESLTGGTVFLRILSNLADRSLVRASVKIPVEDLRSNGYDGEQVRDGIVVASQFASVDPYRAATHNKGIMNGIDAVALATGNDWRAVEAGAHAFAARGTRYTSLSRWSKDADGSLVGTIELPLRVGIVGGPLQTNPSVAVNLRIMQVESSRELAEVIAAVGLAQNFAALRALTTEGIQRGHMTLHARSVATAAGATPEIFDTVVERLVASGEVKVWKARELVAEAQEEMGRTLIRDDTEMAAGHGKIILLGEHAVVYGSRAIAAPIPLAVRARVMDEDDGVWLVVPRWGVEQRLRSDPKMRRSFEVPAALILENLGLIERSMRIEVYSEIPRAMGLGGSSAVAVAIIRALDRHFSLGLKDEEVNVLAFQCERVAHGTPSGIDNTVATYGRPLLYRAGEPPLVEPLALPEPITLVIGMTGVECLTAKTVARVREGHERNRDVYDTIFRGIDALTVQALEAIKRLDLERLGELMNVCQGLLNGLQVSSWELEELIQIARENGALGAKLTGGGGGGSMIALCPDNPGKVVSAMQDAGYQAMTVRIG; this is encoded by the coding sequence GTGAGCAGATCCACAATCCCATCGTTCCACAAGCTCACCGTCCCCGAGCGCGTCCGTGCGGTGCGCGATCGCGGCCTGCTGTCGGCGCAGGACTACAAGGCCCTGATCAACGGCGAGGCCACGCTCGACGTCACCAGCGCCGACGCCATGATCGAGAACGTGATCGGCGTGATGGGCCTGCCGGTCGGCCTCGCCCTGAACTTCCTGATCAACGGCAAGGACTACGTCGTGCCGCTGGCGGTCGAGGAGCCGTCGATCGTGGCCGCCCTGAGCTATGCGGCCAAGACCGCCCGGGCGGCAGGCGGCTTCACCACCTCGAGCAGCGAGCCGATCCTGATCGGCCAGATCCAGCTCGTCGACGTGCCGCACCCGGCCAAGGCGCGGCAGCTCCTCGAGCAGCGCAAGGAGGAGGTCCTCAACCTCGCCAACAGCCTCCACCCGCGGATGGTGGCGCGCGGCGGCGGGGCCGTCGACCTCGAGGTGGTCCTCCACCCCGCGACCAGCGACAGCGTCGAGATGCTGGTCGTCCACCTGATGGTGAACACCTGCGATGCGATGGGCGCGAACCTCGTCAACACCATGTGCGAGGGCGTGGCGTCGTTCCTCGAAAGCCTGACCGGCGGCACCGTCTTCCTGCGCATCCTGTCCAACCTCGCCGACCGGTCCCTGGTCCGCGCCTCGGTGAAAATCCCGGTTGAAGACCTGCGGAGCAACGGCTATGACGGCGAGCAGGTCCGTGACGGCATCGTCGTCGCGAGCCAGTTCGCGAGCGTCGACCCGTACCGCGCCGCCACCCACAACAAGGGCATCATGAACGGCATCGACGCGGTGGCGCTCGCGACCGGCAACGACTGGCGGGCGGTGGAGGCCGGCGCCCACGCCTTCGCCGCGCGGGGCACCCGCTACACCTCGCTCTCCCGCTGGTCGAAGGACGCCGACGGGTCCCTGGTCGGAACCATCGAGCTGCCGCTGCGGGTCGGGATCGTCGGCGGGCCGCTGCAGACCAACCCGTCGGTGGCCGTCAACCTCCGCATCATGCAGGTCGAGTCGTCGCGCGAGCTCGCGGAGGTGATCGCCGCGGTCGGCCTGGCGCAGAACTTCGCGGCCCTGCGCGCGCTCACCACCGAGGGCATCCAGCGCGGCCACATGACCCTCCACGCCCGCAGCGTCGCGACCGCGGCCGGCGCGACCCCGGAGATCTTCGACACCGTCGTCGAGCGGCTGGTGGCCTCCGGCGAGGTCAAGGTCTGGAAGGCCCGCGAGCTGGTCGCCGAGGCGCAGGAGGAGATGGGCCGGACGCTGATTCGCGACGACACCGAGATGGCGGCCGGGCACGGCAAGATCATCCTGCTCGGCGAGCACGCGGTGGTCTACGGCAGCCGCGCCATCGCCGCTCCCATCCCGCTGGCGGTGCGGGCCCGCGTCATGGACGAGGACGACGGGGTGTGGCTGGTCGTCCCGCGCTGGGGCGTCGAGCAGCGGCTGCGGTCCGATCCGAAGATGCGGCGCTCCTTCGAGGTGCCGGCGGCGCTGATCCTGGAGAACCTCGGGCTGATCGAGCGCTCGATGCGGATCGAGGTCTACTCCGAGATCCCGCGGGCGATGGGACTCGGCGGCTCCTCCGCGGTCGCGGTGGCGATCATCCGCGCCCTCGACCGCCACTTCTCCCTCGGTTTGAAGGACGAGGAGGTCAACGTCCTCGCCTTCCAATGCGAGCGGGTGGCCCACGGCACCCCGTCCGGCATCGACAACACCGTCGCCACCTACGGCAGACCGCTGCTCTACCGCGCCGGCGAGCCGCCCCTGGTCGAGCCCCTCGCGCTGCCGGAGCCGATCACCCTGGTCATCGGCATGACCGGCGTCGAGTGCCTCACCGCGAAGACGGTCGCCCGGGTCCGGGAGGGCCACGAGCGCAACCGCGACGTCTACGACACTATCTTCCGGGGCATCGACGCGCTGACGGTGCAGGCCCTGGAGGCGATCAAGCGCCTCGACCTCGAGCGCCTCGGCGAGCTGATGAACGTCTGTCAGGGCCTCCTCAACGGCCTCCAGGTCTCGAGCTGGGAGCTCGAGGAGCTGATCCAGATCGCGCGCGAGAACGGCGCCCTCGGCGCGAAGCTGACCGGCGGGGGCGGCGGCGGATCGATGATCGCCCTGTGCCCGGACAACCCGGGCAAGGTCGTCTCGGCGATGCAGGACGCCGGCTACCAGGCGATGACGGTCCGCATTGGCTGA
- the idi gene encoding isopentenyl-diphosphate Delta-isomerase, translating into MADPEVRSVDAAVPPDEERLVLVDEDDREIGHLGKGACHDGDGVLHRAFSLFIFNRAGELLLQRRSAGKRLWPLYWSNSCCSHPRRGEAMATAISRRLLEELGMTSDLHHVFTFTYHARFGEAGSEREVCWVWAGASDDVPRPNPHEIAEIRWVAPDHLDREMAERPHDFTPWFLMEWERVREGSGVGG; encoded by the coding sequence TTGGCTGATCCCGAAGTGCGCTCGGTCGACGCCGCCGTGCCCCCGGACGAGGAGCGGCTGGTCCTCGTCGACGAGGACGACCGCGAGATCGGTCACCTCGGCAAGGGCGCCTGCCACGACGGCGACGGCGTGCTCCATCGAGCCTTCTCGCTGTTCATCTTCAACCGCGCGGGCGAGCTCCTGCTCCAGCGCCGCAGCGCCGGCAAGCGCCTGTGGCCGCTCTACTGGTCCAACAGCTGCTGCAGCCACCCCCGCCGCGGCGAGGCCATGGCGACCGCCATCTCGCGCCGGCTCCTCGAGGAGCTCGGCATGACCAGCGATCTCCACCACGTCTTCACCTTCACCTACCACGCCCGCTTCGGCGAGGCCGGATCGGAGCGCGAGGTGTGCTGGGTGTGGGCCGGAGCGAGCGACGACGTCCCGCGGCCGAATCCCCACGAGATCGCGGAGATCCGCTGGGTCGCGCCCGATCACCTCGACCGGGAGATGGCGGAGCGGCCGCACGACTTCACGCCGTGGTTTCTCATGGAGTGGGAGCGCGTGAGGGAGGGGTCAGGGGTTGGGGGATAG
- a CDS encoding SpoIIE family protein phosphatase: protein MMVRLHVIPGEGAPFDVTASADALVIGRSSKCDLSIPDRFLSRRHARLFKDGDGWRIEDLESRNGTFVNGRRVEVPQAVRPGDVLTMSASRVELAAEADGDDETSTDFRSRPASDVLQLTAAPPPALGRDSAELRRYAERLALINEVHHALAGPITLAELLDLILDRVFEHLRPEHGAIFLRKERGGFECAAARSVTGAAGELVCSERLIEEVANKGMAALVLDARTDRRFDDAASLLDAGVRSLIAAPLLDPKGALGFMVLCSNAAVREFVDDDLELLVTLASVAALRIRNVALAEGAAERQRLEWELKQARRLQIGLFPPRLPELPGYDLYAGNVPSRGVSGDFYEVVERAGGAECVLLVADVSGKGMSASLLTGYLEALTSVPIEAGLAPHEVFNQISGPLLRRTPADRFATVVMAVLTLATGELRWANAGHDPALLIRSSGSREWLDPTGMPLGLIEGAEYRSQETALGPGDLLVLYTDGYTEARNRQSEEFGSDRFSDLCAALRADGLKAIALEIERELDAFCEGSAASDDRTVVMLRRKAEG from the coding sequence ATGATGGTCAGGCTGCACGTGATCCCAGGCGAAGGGGCGCCATTCGACGTCACGGCGAGTGCCGACGCCCTGGTCATCGGGCGCTCGAGCAAGTGTGACCTTTCGATTCCGGACCGCTTCCTGTCGCGCCGTCACGCGCGGCTGTTCAAGGACGGAGACGGCTGGCGCATCGAGGACCTCGAGTCACGCAACGGCACCTTCGTGAACGGCCGCCGCGTCGAGGTCCCGCAGGCGGTCCGCCCGGGCGACGTGCTGACGATGTCGGCGAGCCGGGTCGAGCTGGCTGCCGAGGCCGACGGCGACGACGAGACCTCGACCGACTTCAGGTCCCGGCCGGCGTCGGACGTCCTTCAATTGACCGCCGCACCGCCTCCCGCGCTGGGGCGCGACAGCGCCGAGCTGAGGCGCTACGCGGAGCGGCTCGCGCTCATCAACGAGGTCCACCACGCGCTGGCCGGACCGATCACTCTCGCCGAGCTGCTCGACCTGATCCTCGACCGGGTCTTCGAGCACCTGCGACCCGAGCACGGGGCGATCTTCCTCAGGAAGGAGCGAGGTGGGTTCGAGTGCGCGGCCGCGCGCTCGGTCACCGGGGCCGCCGGCGAGCTCGTCTGCTCCGAGCGGCTGATCGAGGAGGTCGCGAACAAGGGGATGGCGGCCCTCGTCCTCGACGCGCGGACCGACCGGCGGTTCGACGACGCGGCGAGCCTCCTCGACGCCGGCGTCCGCAGCCTGATCGCGGCGCCGCTGCTCGACCCGAAGGGCGCCCTCGGCTTCATGGTGCTGTGCTCGAACGCGGCGGTGCGCGAGTTCGTGGATGACGACCTCGAGCTCCTGGTCACCCTGGCGTCGGTGGCCGCGTTGCGGATCCGCAACGTGGCGCTCGCCGAGGGGGCCGCCGAGCGGCAGCGCCTCGAGTGGGAGCTGAAGCAGGCCCGGCGCCTCCAGATCGGGCTGTTCCCACCGCGGCTGCCCGAGCTCCCCGGGTACGACCTCTACGCCGGCAACGTCCCGTCGCGGGGGGTGTCGGGCGACTTCTACGAGGTGGTCGAGCGGGCCGGCGGCGCCGAGTGCGTGCTGCTGGTCGCCGACGTCTCGGGCAAGGGGATGTCGGCCTCGCTGCTCACCGGCTACCTCGAGGCGCTGACCTCGGTCCCGATCGAGGCCGGGCTGGCGCCCCACGAAGTCTTCAACCAGATCTCCGGCCCGCTCCTCCGCCGCACCCCAGCCGACCGCTTCGCCACCGTCGTGATGGCCGTGCTCACGCTGGCGACCGGCGAGCTGCGCTGGGCCAACGCCGGCCACGATCCGGCCCTCCTCATCCGGAGCAGCGGAAGCCGCGAGTGGCTGGATCCGACCGGCATGCCGCTGGGCCTGATCGAGGGCGCCGAGTACCGCAGCCAGGAGACCGCCCTCGGCCCGGGCGATCTGCTGGTGCTGTACACCGACGGCTACACCGAGGCGCGCAACCGCCAGTCGGAGGAGTTCGGGAGCGACCGTTTCTCCGACCTGTGCGCCGCGCTGCGGGCCGATGGGCTGAAGGCGATCGCGCTCGAAATCGAGCGCGAGCTCGACGCCTTCTGCGAGGGCAGCGCGGCGTCCGACGACCGGACGGTGGTCATGCTGCGGCGGAAGGCCGAGGGCTGA